A single region of the Gracilibacillus caseinilyticus genome encodes:
- the bcp gene encoding thioredoxin-dependent thiol peroxidase, translating to MTVEVGQVVENFALTNNKGEKVNLSDYKGKHVVLYFYPKDDTPGCTTEACDFRDNYESFQDLDAVILGISPDSEESHKKFIDKHELPFELLVDEDKEVAEQFGVWQLKKKFGNEYMGIVRSTFIIDKEGVLRKEFRNVQVKGHVEKALNYIREEL from the coding sequence ATGACAGTTGAAGTAGGACAAGTAGTAGAGAATTTTGCACTAACAAATAATAAAGGTGAAAAAGTAAACCTGTCTGATTACAAGGGCAAACATGTTGTACTTTATTTCTATCCAAAAGACGATACACCAGGATGTACGACAGAAGCTTGCGATTTTCGCGATAATTACGAAAGCTTCCAAGACTTAGACGCAGTCATTCTTGGTATTAGTCCGGATTCTGAAGAAAGTCACAAGAAATTCATTGATAAACATGAATTACCGTTTGAATTGTTAGTCGATGAGGACAAGGAAGTTGCCGAGCAATTTGGCGTATGGCAATTGAAGAAGAAATTCGGCAATGAATATATGGGAATTGTTCGTTCGACTTTCATCATTGATAAAGAAGGTGTCCTTCGAAAAGAATTCCGCAATGTACAGGTAAAAGGACATGTGGAAAAAGCGTTAAATTATATTCGTGAAGAATTATAA
- a CDS encoding MFS transporter yields the protein MKDKKLDLMALASIPLVMTLGNSMLIPILPIIEKEIGISAFQSSLIITVYSIVAILLIPFAGYLSDKIGRKKVIVPSLIITGIGGLISAFAAWKLDNPFMMILIGRFLQGIGASGAFPVVIPTVGDMFDDESDVSAGLGLIETSNTFGKVLSPIIGALLAMFIWFLPFLFIPIFSGIAIVLVLFFVKAPKDQKQEKKQSFKKFLQLIKQVFRDNGKWLVSTFLIGCINMFILFGFLFHFSSLLEKQFNLEGVIKGMVLAIPLLFLCIASYAAGKKIGENKVVMKWAILTGNAVGGIPLIFIQTDGSLFFLSFLLSVAGIGIGISLPTLDALITEGIEKDIRGTVTSLYSSMRFLGVAAGPPIIAIFIENKIDWMYYFLAGLSAIALLICFFAIKPGKEEAK from the coding sequence GTGAAAGATAAAAAATTAGATCTGATGGCTCTTGCGTCCATACCATTAGTTATGACATTAGGAAATTCTATGCTGATCCCGATTCTTCCCATTATTGAGAAGGAAATCGGTATCAGTGCATTTCAATCCAGTTTAATTATTACGGTGTATTCGATTGTGGCTATCCTTCTCATCCCATTTGCCGGATACTTGTCCGATAAAATTGGGAGAAAAAAAGTAATCGTTCCAAGTTTGATCATTACAGGGATAGGTGGCTTGATCTCTGCGTTTGCAGCCTGGAAATTGGATAACCCGTTTATGATGATTTTAATAGGTCGGTTTCTGCAAGGTATCGGTGCTTCCGGTGCCTTTCCGGTGGTTATCCCAACAGTCGGCGATATGTTTGATGACGAATCAGACGTTAGTGCGGGCCTGGGCTTAATTGAAACATCCAACACATTCGGAAAAGTGCTAAGCCCTATTATCGGCGCACTACTAGCTATGTTTATTTGGTTTCTGCCGTTTTTATTCATCCCGATTTTTTCGGGAATTGCCATAGTGTTAGTGCTATTCTTCGTCAAAGCACCAAAAGATCAAAAGCAAGAGAAGAAGCAGTCGTTTAAAAAATTTCTGCAGCTTATTAAGCAAGTGTTTCGCGATAATGGAAAATGGCTTGTGAGCACTTTTTTAATTGGTTGTATTAATATGTTTATTTTGTTTGGCTTTTTATTTCATTTTTCTTCCTTGTTGGAAAAGCAATTTAATTTGGAAGGCGTAATCAAAGGCATGGTCCTGGCGATTCCACTATTATTTTTATGTATTGCTTCCTATGCAGCAGGTAAGAAAATAGGGGAGAATAAAGTCGTGATGAAGTGGGCGATATTGACCGGAAACGCAGTAGGTGGAATTCCACTGATCTTCATTCAAACAGATGGCTCGTTGTTTTTTCTATCTTTTCTGCTTTCTGTTGCAGGAATCGGTATCGGTATTTCATTGCCAACACTGGATGCTTTAATTACGGAAGGTATTGAAAAAGATATCCGAGGAACCGTAACTTCACTTTACAGCAGTATGCGATTTCTCGGTGTAGCAGCAGGTCCACCAATTATTGCTATTTTTATCGAAAACAAAATCGACTGGATGTATTATTTCTTGGCGGGATTAAGTGCCATCGCCTTATTGATTTGTTTCTTTGCGATTAAACCGGGAAAAGAAGAAGCGAAATAA
- a CDS encoding ABC transporter ATP-binding protein → MNVLEASNISKVYGSKRGVEHKAIDNLSLAIEKGEFVGVMGPSGSGKTTLLNMLSTIDRLSAGKLTINGEEINRLNKSKLAKFRRREMGFIFQDFNLLDTLTIEENIMLPLTLDGWKVKEMEKKLAEVAKQLGIDSILRNRSFEVSGGQMQRAAIARAIIHEPAIIFADEPTGNLDSKSSKQVMNALSQLHQHKEATTLMVTHDPYAASFCQRILFIKDGRIYNELVKGDSRQAFFQEILNVQSMLGGDTDDLQTIRV, encoded by the coding sequence ATGAATGTATTAGAGGCTAGTAATATATCAAAAGTATACGGCAGTAAGCGTGGAGTTGAGCACAAAGCGATCGATAATCTATCACTTGCGATTGAAAAAGGAGAATTTGTCGGCGTGATGGGCCCATCCGGAAGCGGAAAGACGACATTGCTTAATATGCTGTCAACGATTGACCGGTTGTCGGCCGGAAAACTGACCATCAACGGTGAGGAAATCAACCGCTTAAATAAATCAAAGCTGGCAAAATTCAGACGAAGAGAAATGGGCTTTATTTTTCAAGATTTTAATTTACTAGATACATTAACAATAGAAGAAAATATCATGCTCCCTCTTACACTGGACGGCTGGAAAGTGAAGGAGATGGAGAAGAAGCTTGCGGAAGTGGCCAAACAATTGGGGATTGATTCGATTTTGCGTAATCGCAGTTTTGAAGTTTCCGGAGGGCAAATGCAGCGGGCAGCGATTGCGCGAGCGATTATTCATGAGCCTGCGATTATTTTTGCCGATGAGCCAACCGGGAATCTTGATTCGAAATCATCGAAGCAAGTGATGAACGCCTTATCCCAGTTGCATCAGCATAAAGAAGCAACCACTCTGATGGTGACGCACGATCCATATGCCGCAAGCTTCTGCCAGCGTATTCTGTTTATTAAGGATGGCCGCATCTATAATGAACTGGTTAAAGGAGATAGTCGGCAAGCCTTTTTCCAGGAAATCTTAAATGTGCAGTCGATGCTAGGGGGAGATACGGATGACCTTCAGACAATTCGCGTTTAA
- a CDS encoding response regulator transcription factor — MRRIYIVEDDPKICDILADFLHKYDYDVTTVQDFDRIDQEFKDDDPQLVLLDINLPRFDGFYWCRKLRALSNCPIIFISARDSGMDQVMAIENGADDYITKPFQLEVVLAKIKSLMRRVYGEYRNQKENPIMDISDLQLDTSSFVLTFQSRHVQLTKKEFLLAQALLSNIEKVLSREYLLERLWDDQDFVDDNTLSVNITRVRKKLADIGIEGALITIRSAGYKLVNVWETLQ, encoded by the coding sequence ATGCGGCGAATTTATATAGTCGAGGATGATCCGAAGATTTGCGATATTCTCGCTGACTTTTTACATAAATACGATTATGATGTTACAACCGTTCAAGACTTTGATCGAATTGATCAGGAATTTAAAGATGATGATCCTCAGCTTGTCTTATTAGATATTAACCTGCCACGGTTTGATGGTTTTTACTGGTGCAGGAAACTTCGTGCGTTGAGTAACTGTCCGATCATCTTCATCTCGGCTCGAGACAGCGGCATGGATCAGGTAATGGCAATCGAAAATGGCGCCGATGATTACATTACGAAGCCCTTCCAGCTCGAAGTAGTATTGGCCAAAATCAAAAGTTTGATGCGCCGTGTGTATGGTGAATACCGCAACCAGAAAGAAAATCCAATTATGGACATCAGCGACCTCCAGCTTGATACGTCTTCCTTTGTACTTACCTTTCAATCCCGACACGTCCAATTAACAAAAAAGGAATTTCTACTGGCCCAAGCATTACTTTCCAATATCGAAAAAGTGCTGTCGCGCGAATATTTGTTAGAGCGCCTTTGGGATGATCAGGACTTTGTCGATGATAATACACTTAGTGTCAATATTACGAGGGTGCGGAAGAAGCTAGCGGATATCGGTATTGAAGGTGCCTTAATCACGATCCGCAGCGCTGGTTATAAATTAGTAAACGTATGGGAGACATTGCAATGA
- a CDS encoding IS256 family transposase, producing the protein MGKPKRDPNSVDLANKIIEQYQPETVEDMQNALKDIFGPMFETMLKGEMDHHLGYSSNEKGQKNTENRRNGYGKKTVKTSTGEVELEVPRDRDGSFEPQVIPKRQRDVSAIENKVISMYARGMSQRDISSTIEDIYGFSVSHEMVSNITDHVLTELEEWQTRPLQPCYPFVFVDCLYATIRNDYETKKYAVYTMLGYTMEGKKEILGLWLNETESKHKWMQIFDEIKTRGVEDIFFLSIDGVSGLEEGARAIFPALTVQRCIVHLIRNSLKYVPSKDYKPFTAALRKVYGASSLKACRSAFETFQQQWSSYPGAIDVWKRHFSHVEQLFDYGSAIRKIMYTTNAVESVHSSYRKVTQKGAFPHENALLKVLYLRTKELENKWEGGHIQQWAMVMNQLLIHDHLKDRVLKYLE; encoded by the coding sequence ATGGGGAAACCAAAAAGAGATCCTAACTCCGTAGATTTAGCGAACAAGATTATCGAACAGTATCAACCTGAAACAGTAGAAGACATGCAAAATGCATTAAAAGACATTTTCGGACCAATGTTTGAGACGATGCTAAAAGGCGAAATGGACCATCACCTAGGATACTCCTCCAATGAAAAGGGCCAAAAAAATACGGAAAACCGACGTAATGGATACGGAAAGAAAACGGTCAAAACATCAACTGGAGAAGTGGAACTAGAAGTGCCAAGAGATCGTGACGGCTCCTTCGAACCACAAGTCATTCCCAAACGCCAACGAGATGTCTCAGCTATTGAAAACAAAGTAATTTCCATGTACGCCCGTGGTATGTCTCAAAGAGATATCTCTTCGACTATTGAAGATATTTACGGGTTTTCTGTGTCTCATGAAATGGTGTCTAACATTACGGATCACGTGTTAACAGAATTAGAAGAATGGCAAACCAGACCCTTACAACCGTGTTATCCTTTTGTTTTTGTAGACTGCCTTTATGCCACTATTCGCAATGACTATGAAACGAAGAAATATGCGGTTTATACGATGTTAGGCTACACCATGGAAGGCAAAAAGGAGATACTTGGCTTATGGCTTAATGAAACCGAAAGTAAGCATAAATGGATGCAAATCTTTGATGAGATTAAAACAAGAGGGGTAGAAGATATTTTCTTTCTATCTATCGATGGCGTGAGTGGCTTAGAAGAAGGTGCTCGTGCCATATTCCCGGCATTAACAGTCCAACGTTGTATCGTTCACCTTATTCGAAATTCACTTAAATATGTACCAAGTAAAGACTATAAACCTTTCACAGCTGCTTTACGAAAAGTATATGGAGCATCTAGTCTAAAAGCTTGTCGCAGCGCCTTTGAAACCTTTCAACAACAATGGTCTTCTTATCCTGGAGCCATTGATGTGTGGAAACGTCATTTTTCTCATGTGGAACAGCTTTTTGATTACGGTAGTGCGATTCGCAAAATCATGTATACAACAAATGCCGTAGAAAGTGTTCACTCCAGCTATCGTAAAGTTACCCAAAAAGGAGCATTCCCACACGAGAATGCCCTATTAAAAGTCTTATATTTACGAACAAAAGAACTTGAAAATAAATGGGAAGGTGGCCATATTCAGCAATGGGCCATGGTGATGAACCAGTTATTAATTCATGACCACCTCAAGGATCGTGTATTAAAGTATTTGGAATGA
- a CDS encoding FtsX-like permease family protein has translation MTFRQFAFNNVKRNFRQYLSYFFSCMFSVAVFFIYAVIMFHPEMEGHTFRQTVQRGITAVEIIIFVFSFLFILYSTGAFVKSRKHEYAILMTLGIGKGQLNRLLILENTIIGLVSIIAGLLVGTLFANIFIMGFSNLLDLEESLGFVIAWKALALTVAGYFVMFEINSILVVWTLRLNSIVSLFKGARGPKKTPKFSWILSIIGLALVIAAYYLAATANLITIFERMFIILALIVPGTYLLYTQFSVLLIHLLKKNKTLYLKKTNLLTISDLGYKLKDHARLLFFVTILSAVAFTASGVIYGIYQSAETEASAYIPQDASFLSKGEENIAQMDQEVKKITDGLKQEDISFQTLIVDRTQAQTMIDGEQVWIDLLAYSDYRALAELQGESVIQLGNDEAMLLQYHYMTAVAPFNQDQLTIESEEAKVTLQARAAAKSILNPNFQTTYTVVVPDRTFSEFAAVAQPNEHYRYVALFIDNWTSNAEMITEKLALADTDITVTHSTADQYLMFRDSFSYALFFGLFVSVLFFLAAGSILYFKLYQDLDKDIQRYQSLYRIGLTVKEMKQSATRQIGYLFFTPFVFAVVHAGFAFWALQNMLESSILLPSILLISCYLAIYVIYFFFVRGLYINKIKQVM, from the coding sequence ATGACCTTCAGACAATTCGCGTTTAATAATGTGAAGCGAAACTTCCGTCAGTATCTCAGCTACTTTTTCAGCTGTATGTTTTCGGTGGCTGTCTTCTTCATTTATGCAGTCATTATGTTTCACCCAGAAATGGAAGGACATACTTTCCGCCAAACGGTCCAGCGTGGCATAACTGCAGTGGAGATCATCATTTTCGTCTTTTCATTTTTGTTCATCCTCTATTCGACTGGGGCATTTGTTAAATCACGCAAGCATGAGTATGCGATCTTAATGACATTAGGCATCGGCAAAGGGCAACTGAACCGTTTATTAATTTTAGAAAATACGATTATCGGTCTGGTTTCAATCATCGCCGGTCTTCTTGTCGGGACACTGTTTGCCAATATTTTTATCATGGGTTTTTCGAATTTGCTTGATTTAGAGGAATCGCTTGGGTTCGTGATCGCCTGGAAGGCACTCGCTCTGACAGTTGCTGGTTATTTTGTCATGTTCGAGATCAATTCGATCCTCGTCGTTTGGACATTAAGATTAAATTCGATTGTCAGTCTTTTTAAAGGAGCTCGCGGTCCGAAAAAGACACCAAAATTCTCTTGGATTCTGTCTATCATCGGTTTGGCATTAGTGATCGCCGCTTATTATTTAGCCGCTACCGCCAACTTGATCACAATTTTCGAACGAATGTTTATCATTCTTGCACTGATCGTTCCGGGAACTTATCTGCTGTACACTCAGTTCTCGGTATTATTGATCCACCTTTTGAAGAAAAACAAAACACTGTATCTGAAGAAAACGAACCTGTTAACGATTTCTGATCTCGGCTATAAATTAAAGGATCATGCTCGTCTCTTATTTTTTGTCACGATATTAAGCGCAGTGGCATTTACAGCGAGTGGTGTGATCTATGGAATATACCAAAGTGCAGAAACAGAAGCATCGGCCTATATACCACAGGATGCTTCCTTCCTTAGTAAAGGGGAAGAAAATATTGCCCAGATGGATCAAGAAGTTAAAAAAATAACCGATGGGCTGAAGCAGGAGGATATTTCTTTTCAAACGCTAATCGTCGATCGGACCCAGGCGCAAACAATGATTGATGGAGAACAAGTCTGGATTGATTTACTTGCCTATTCCGATTACCGCGCATTAGCAGAACTGCAAGGAGAATCTGTCATACAGTTGGGAAACGATGAAGCCATGCTGCTACAGTATCATTACATGACGGCGGTCGCTCCATTTAATCAAGATCAGCTCACCATCGAATCGGAAGAGGCAAAGGTGACGTTACAGGCGAGAGCAGCAGCTAAATCAATCCTTAATCCAAACTTTCAAACGACCTATACGGTTGTCGTACCGGATCGTACGTTTAGTGAGTTTGCAGCTGTTGCACAGCCAAACGAACATTACCGTTACGTGGCGTTATTCATCGACAATTGGACAAGTAACGCCGAGATGATAACGGAAAAACTGGCGCTAGCGGACACCGATATTACGGTTACACATTCTACTGCAGATCAGTACTTGATGTTTAGAGACTCTTTCTCCTATGCCTTATTTTTCGGATTATTCGTCAGTGTCTTATTCTTCTTAGCGGCAGGCTCGATCCTTTACTTTAAGCTGTACCAGGATCTTGACAAGGATATCCAGCGGTATCAATCCTTATACCGGATCGGCTTAACCGTCAAAGAGATGAAACAATCAGCAACTCGCCAGATAGGCTATTTATTTTTCACGCCGTTCGTATTCGCTGTAGTCCATGCCGGCTTTGCCTTTTGGGCGCTGCAAAATATGCTCGAGTCATCGATTCTTTTGCCGAGTATCCTGTTAATCTCATGCTATTTGGCGATCTACGTGATTTACTTTTTCTTTGTCAGAGGCCTGTATATTAACAAAATAAAACAAGTGATGTAA
- a CDS encoding sensor histidine kinase, with protein sequence MIAYIKDQIGAIIFFYSQIGIIMVIAELGSSLSGGEIGASTYGYMLLIVTFFQIVYHVYRYFKFRDIYRYAVINASETAWLPDTPDQLTTQLKEHYEKQYDYYKQELERLHHEKKQETFFMQQWIHQMKTPLSVMRLTIDKEEPHLPPAMKQDLDEELDRIKHGLQLALYQSRLQQFERDFHVEKIVLADLVRSIIQEYKSSFIRHRVYPKVDMDTSLTIYSDQKWLGFVIEQITSNAIKYSQHTNDTVLFRASIENDGIVLAIQDHGIGIARQDLTRVFDPFFTGKNGRQVQESTGMGLYLAKQICDALDHKLLVQSEVQQGTILSVVFDVEQ encoded by the coding sequence ATGATCGCCTATATAAAAGATCAAATCGGAGCTATTATCTTTTTTTATAGTCAAATTGGAATTATCATGGTGATCGCAGAACTCGGCAGCTCTTTATCTGGTGGAGAAATTGGGGCGAGCACATACGGTTATATGCTGTTGATTGTGACATTTTTTCAAATCGTCTATCATGTGTACCGCTACTTTAAGTTTCGCGACATTTATCGTTATGCAGTCATCAATGCTTCGGAAACCGCCTGGCTGCCGGATACACCAGATCAGCTGACCACTCAATTAAAAGAGCATTACGAGAAACAATATGATTATTACAAGCAAGAGCTTGAAAGACTCCATCATGAGAAAAAGCAGGAAACCTTTTTTATGCAACAATGGATTCATCAAATGAAGACGCCTTTATCGGTGATGCGGTTAACAATCGACAAGGAAGAGCCCCATTTGCCACCTGCCATGAAGCAGGATCTCGATGAAGAATTGGACCGGATCAAGCACGGTCTCCAGCTTGCCTTATACCAGTCACGGCTCCAACAGTTTGAACGCGATTTTCATGTTGAAAAAATCGTGTTAGCCGATCTGGTACGGAGCATCATACAGGAGTACAAGTCTAGTTTTATCCGTCATCGTGTCTATCCAAAGGTTGATATGGACACGTCACTTACTATCTATTCGGATCAGAAGTGGCTCGGCTTTGTCATCGAACAGATCACGAGTAATGCAATTAAATATTCGCAGCATACCAATGACACGGTTCTTTTTCGGGCGAGTATAGAGAATGACGGGATTGTGTTAGCGATTCAGGATCATGGCATCGGGATTGCCAGGCAGGATCTCACACGCGTTTTCGATCCTTTTTTTACAGGGAAAAACGGCAGACAAGTCCAGGAATCGACCGGGATGGGATTATATTTGGCGAAACAGATTTGTGACGCTTTAGATCATAAGCTTCTGGTTCAATCAGAGGTTCAGCAAGGGACTATTCTTTCGGTTGTGTTTGATGTGGAGCAGTAA
- a CDS encoding cob(I)yrinic acid a,c-diamide adenosyltransferase, which produces MRIYTRSGDKGQTSLIYGKRVPKNHLRVEAYGTCDEVNAVIGQAISMIEAINFLNKDQMLDELDHVQTILFHVGSELATPEDKEVAWQLQERHITQLEEQIDDWQEALPELRNFILPSGHQAASSLHHARTVARRAERLAIGLQKELTDSLAITYLNRLSDYLFVVARSVNYFMGDEEKPLKADI; this is translated from the coding sequence ATGCGGATTTATACGAGATCTGGTGACAAGGGACAAACCTCCCTGATTTACGGAAAGCGAGTGCCGAAAAATCATCTTCGTGTCGAAGCGTATGGCACGTGTGATGAAGTAAATGCTGTCATTGGCCAGGCGATTAGCATGATCGAGGCAATTAATTTTCTAAATAAGGATCAAATGCTGGATGAACTGGATCATGTCCAGACGATTTTATTCCATGTCGGTTCGGAATTAGCAACACCGGAAGATAAAGAGGTAGCATGGCAATTGCAGGAACGCCATATTACACAATTAGAAGAACAAATTGACGACTGGCAGGAAGCGTTGCCGGAATTACGTAACTTTATTTTGCCATCAGGACATCAGGCGGCAAGCTCGTTGCACCATGCACGAACGGTTGCAAGACGAGCAGAAAGGCTAGCGATTGGGCTGCAGAAGGAATTAACCGATTCATTAGCTATAACGTATCTGAATCGATTATCGGACTATCTTTTTGTCGTGGCACGCTCTGTAAATTATTTCATGGGTGATGAAGAAAAGCCGTTAAAAGCGGATATCTAG
- a CDS encoding FUSC family protein: MKLGARMLKTGFSITVALYIAQMLGLAAATYAGIAAAFAVQPNIHRSFQTMLEQIYANLFGVTFGVLVVYGFGNDPIVIGLTIIIVIGLCMYFKLTENTITLAILAVLAVMETTEMMLFTFAGFRFSALLIGILSASLINMLFLPPKYELRLFKSIDRVTSDILQWLRISTRHLSDDPALRTEIDRIQAEVRIIDNTYLLFSEERIYRKKLRLPKMRKLIIFRQMINTSKRSLATLEAFHQYDDKVENIPKEFQDVLVDELDKIIYSHERLLLSAMGKIKKDPTRSIEDITDPDISHLVQTLINVYEKDDKDRLALLPLAARLMEYHKETLHLQRILNSYQKFHDDLDFNFKKKRKNRRIIPTLF; this comes from the coding sequence ATGAAGTTAGGCGCAAGAATGTTAAAAACTGGATTTTCCATCACAGTTGCACTATACATTGCCCAAATGCTCGGACTGGCAGCAGCTACTTACGCGGGAATCGCGGCAGCTTTTGCTGTACAGCCAAATATTCATCGTTCTTTTCAGACCATGCTGGAACAAATATATGCCAATTTATTCGGGGTAACGTTCGGGGTACTCGTCGTGTACGGCTTCGGAAATGACCCTATTGTGATCGGTTTAACCATTATCATCGTTATCGGACTATGCATGTATTTTAAATTAACAGAAAACACGATTACACTGGCTATATTAGCTGTTTTGGCAGTAATGGAAACAACAGAAATGATGCTATTTACATTTGCTGGTTTTCGTTTTTCCGCACTATTGATAGGGATCTTGTCCGCATCTTTAATTAACATGTTATTTTTACCACCGAAATATGAGCTTAGATTATTTAAATCGATTGATCGTGTCACGTCGGATATTCTGCAGTGGCTCCGTATTTCTACCCGTCATTTATCCGATGACCCGGCACTAAGAACCGAAATCGACCGAATCCAGGCAGAGGTAAGAATTATCGACAACACGTACCTGCTGTTTAGCGAAGAACGTATTTACCGAAAAAAACTACGCTTGCCAAAAATGCGTAAACTGATTATCTTTCGCCAAATGATTAATACATCAAAACGTTCACTCGCCACTTTGGAAGCTTTCCATCAATATGATGATAAAGTGGAAAACATTCCAAAGGAGTTCCAGGATGTACTCGTAGATGAACTAGATAAAATCATTTATTCTCACGAACGTCTGCTGCTAAGTGCGATGGGAAAAATTAAAAAAGATCCGACACGTTCCATTGAGGATATCACCGATCCGGATATCTCTCACCTCGTACAGACATTAATTAATGTATATGAAAAAGACGACAAGGATCGCCTGGCATTATTGCCATTGGCAGCAAGACTGATGGAATACCATAAAGAAACGTTACATCTGCAACGTATTTTAAATAGTTATCAAAAGTTTCACGATGACCTTGATTTCAATTTCAAAAAGAAACGAAAAAATAGAAGGATTATTCCTACGTTGTTCTAG
- a CDS encoding potassium channel family protein has product MIGLVSVLLIVFLLMGSLYAFIFGKAHQRSYFSYEMFYTLLAVYFTVLSSFACLYFVLSFQGVLLLDDGRLHQLPPIETLAHSFYFSGVTLMTVGYGDITPIGWGRLLALVESLIGYILPPAFFLKIWQGNDKRDVY; this is encoded by the coding sequence ATGATCGGTTTAGTGTCGGTTTTGCTGATCGTGTTTTTATTAATGGGCAGCTTATATGCGTTTATATTTGGAAAAGCCCATCAGCGCAGTTATTTTTCCTATGAAATGTTTTATACGTTGCTTGCCGTTTATTTTACCGTGTTGAGTTCGTTCGCGTGTTTATATTTTGTCCTATCATTTCAGGGGGTACTGTTACTCGATGATGGCAGGCTGCATCAATTACCACCAATTGAAACACTGGCACATTCGTTCTATTTTAGCGGGGTGACGTTAATGACAGTCGGTTACGGTGATATTACGCCGATCGGATGGGGAAGGTTATTAGCACTGGTTGAATCGCTCATCGGTTATATCTTACCTCCGGCATTTTTTCTGAAGATCTGGCAAGGAAATGATAAAAGAGATGTGTATTAG